The sequence CCCGATGAAATAATAATGGGAATATCCCTATGGACATCACGAAGAAGAGAGAAGGTTTCCTGCCCCCCCATGACGGGCATTATCATATCAAGGATAATACCGTCAATACGGTGGTGTTCTTTTTGGAAAAGCTCTATTCCCTCACGCCCGTTTGATGCAGTGAGTACGGTAAACCCCAAACTTTCTAACATGTGGGAGGCGGTTTTGCGAATGAGTTCTTCATCATCAATAATGAGGATGGTCTCGGTTCCCCGGGGGAGTTGTCGATTTTTCTCCTGTACCGGAAGAGAGAGTGGCTCGGCCAGAGGCAGGTATATATAAAAGATGGTGCCCTGCCCCGGCTCTGAATAGACGGTTATTGCTCCGGCATGTTCTTGCACTGCACCGTACACTGCTGCTAAGCCCAGACCGGTTCCCTCTCCGGTGGGTTTTGTTGTAAAAAATGGTTCAAATATATGGGCCGATATGTCGGGAGACATGCCGCATCCGGTATCGCGCACCCCTATTTCCAAGTAGTCCCCTTCTTCAATATTGAAGGGGGAGGAGAGACAGTACTCTTTGTCGAGATGGGTGTTTTTAAGCGAAAATGTGATAGTTCCGGTTTTTTCTATGGCATGGGACGCGTTAATTCCCATATTCATGAGGGCATTTTGCAATAGAGAGGTGTTTCCGATGATGGTTGTGTCGCGAGCGGTTATCTCTGTGTTGAGCGTGATGGCCCGGTCTACGGTATGTCCTAATAGAGCTACGGTTTCTGTTACAATATCTTGTGCATCAAGAGGGTATTTTTCGCTTACTTCAGCCCGCGAAAAGGTGAGCAGTTTTTTGGTTAGGTCTGTGGCGCGGTTTGCTGCGGTGAGAATAAGGGTAACAAACTCTTTTTCCTCTCCCTTAGAATGTTCTTCCGTAAGTATTTCAGCAGCTCCAATAATACCCGCTAAGGCATTGTTGAAGTCGTGAGCGATCCCTCCGGAAAGTCGTCCCAACGCTTCGAGCTTTTGAGTTTGGTGAAGCTGTTCTTCCAAACGCTTGCCTTCTAATTCAGCATTTCGTAATTCCGTAATATTTCGCATGGTGGATAGCACTCGATTTTCGCCCATGGGTGTATATCGAATTTCATAATATCGTTTTTCCTTTTGTATGGTTATCTCATATGTTGCGTAGGACTTTGTTCGGGTTTGTAGTACCTTTTCTATGTTATCGTGGGTGAGTTTTGCCACATACTCCGGGGCTACTTCGTCGATTGACTTTCCAAGAAACTCGTGAGGAGGCATAAGGTAGTCGTCGGTCATCTCCTTTGGGTGACAATCAAGAAGAATTCCTTCAGTAGAACAAACGATCATTATATCAGGATTTGCTTCCAAGAGTGCTTGGTTTCGTTCAAGTAAGTCGGCAAGTTCCCTGTTTTTAGCACTGAGATCCTGTTCTCTATTTTGCAGTTCCCGAAGCATATTCCCAAAAGCGAGGGTAAGTTCATGCGCTTCAGATACAAGGGGGCTGCATGAGGGGAGGGGGTATTGCGAGCTCCCCGGGATATTTTCTGTGCTATTTCTGCGATAGTCTTTATGGGAACCAAGGCTTTGTGAAAAAGAAGAAACGCTGCAAAGGAGAAGGAAAGGAGAAGTGTAAAAACCATGATGCGGCTGTTTCGTTGACGCTGGCGAACATCTCCCATGAGTGCTGCCTCCGGCATGGCGACAACAATATTCCAGTGCAGATTGTCCTTATGAAAGGGCGTGCTGTTTACAAAAATTTCCTTGTTTTCTATAAGAAGGGCAAGGGAGTTTTTCTTGTCTTGAGTCTTTTGTGCAAGGGCTGTAGCGCTTTGTCGTAGCAAAGGGTGTCTTGATTGCATGGCTTTGGGAAGACTCACTAAGCCATTTTCAGAGCGAGTAATGGTATCTTGGGTTTTGTAGGATGAAGCGAGGAGGCTGCCCTCTGATGTTGTAATATACACAGCACCTCCCGGAGGAATCTCTTCTTCTTGAAGAAAGGCATGGAGCCGACCAAGCTTTACATCAACGATAGCCGCACCGTACAACGTATTTTGAGGAGAAAAAACAGGAAGCATATGAGTAATTGTAAGCTCAGCTTTCTCATCAAGGTTTACATATACCTCGGACCATTGTTTCGTGGGAGACTCAAAGAGCGGGGCAAACCAGGGCCGTTGGGTGGGGTCATACGCACCAAAAACAGCAGCTATTGGGCCGGAACGGTGCAGGGTTTCGTAGATATAGAGACTGTCATTGGTATGTGTATCCTGCACCATGAGATTGAGACTTTCGTCATCATTAATTCTGATGCCAAGGTAGTTTTTATAGATATTTCCATAGTTTACCGTGCTGATTTGAGGTGTGTGCTCACGGGCCTGCCGTGCGATTTCTTGAAACCACGGTTCAAGAGGTGAAAGATCATTCTCATCGTAGAGGCTCTGCATACGTATGTACGTTTTATTTGTGTAATTAACAAGGGCTGGTTCCTTCAACAGCTCGGAAATGCGCAGGGCTGTATGTTCAGTAATACCGTGGATGGTGTTTTTTCCCTGCTGGGTTAAAAGTGAGTCATAATCCATGTGTTGGGTATGCACAAATATAAAGAGAATACCCCCCGTGAGGAGCGCGAAAAAGAGAAAAAGTAAGGTTCCAAGATGTATATGTAGTTTCATAGGAGTCTTCCTTGGGTGAGCGTTTAAATAGTGTACCATTCGGTATGATTCGATGCACTGTTTTTTTTTCTTAAAAACAGAGTGATGAGCAAAAACGACCGAACAGAGGAGGATAATTGATTTTTTACAATCAAATGTATATTTTTAGGGTATAGTTTTTTTTAGAAGGATGGGGACTATGCGATTATCCACGAAGACACGGTATAGCTTGCGGATATTAATTCAGCTTGCTACGGTGGGGCCCAACTCTCCCGCGTTGAAGGGAAAGGTTATGGCGCAAGAACAGGAAATATCAGAGCCGTATCTGGAACAAATTATGATTCCCTTAAAAAGTTCCGGCTTGGTAAGCACAATTCGCGGGTGCAACG comes from Chitinivibrio alkaliphilus ACht1 and encodes:
- a CDS encoding hybrid sensor histidine kinase/response regulator — encoded protein: MLRELQNREQDLSAKNRELADLLERNQALLEANPDIMIVCSTEGILLDCHPKEMTDDYLMPPHEFLGKSIDEVAPEYVAKLTHDNIEKVLQTRTKSYATYEITIQKEKRYYEIRYTPMGENRVLSTMRNITELRNAELEGKRLEEQLHQTQKLEALGRLSGGIAHDFNNALAGIIGAAEILTEEHSKGEEKEFVTLILTAANRATDLTKKLLTFSRAEVSEKYPLDAQDIVTETVALLGHTVDRAITLNTEITARDTTIIGNTSLLQNALMNMGINASHAIEKTGTITFSLKNTHLDKEYCLSSPFNIEEGDYLEIGVRDTGCGMSPDISAHIFEPFFTTKPTGEGTGLGLAAVYGAVQEHAGAITVYSEPGQGTIFYIYLPLAEPLSLPVQEKNRQLPRGTETILIIDDEELIRKTASHMLESLGFTVLTASNGREGIELFQKEHHRIDGIILDMIMPVMGGQETFSLLRDVHRDIPIIISSGFTKEKDMEQLRAKGRVFFLHKPFKKFDLAELVLRACRN
- a CDS encoding HAMP domain-containing protein — translated: MKLHIHLGTLLFLFFALLTGGILFIFVHTQHMDYDSLLTQQGKNTIHGITEHTALRISELLKEPALVNYTNKTYIRMQSLYDENDLSPLEPWFQEIARQAREHTPQISTVNYGNIYKNYLGIRINDDESLNLMVQDTHTNDSLYIYETLHRSGPIAAVFGAYDPTQRPWFAPLFESPTKQWSEVYVNLDEKAELTITHMLPVFSPQNTLYGAAIVDVKLGRLHAFLQEEEIPPGGAVYITTSEGSLLASSYKTQDTITRSENGLVSLPKAMQSRHPLLRQSATALAQKTQDKKNSLALLIENKEIFVNSTPFHKDNLHWNIVVAMPEAALMGDVRQRQRNSRIMVFTLLLSFSFAAFLLFHKALVPIKTIAEIAQKISRGARNTPSPHAAPLYLKRMNLPSLLGICFGNCKIENRISVLKTGNLPTYLNETKHSWKQILI